From Citricoccus sp. SGAir0253, a single genomic window includes:
- a CDS encoding sensor histidine kinase, producing METVRAPAAEGPEEPVEPAGPAGRPGAPAVPGAATGARAETARGAGEGIPGTRIPELLGAMRLVLHVSVAVLLVLGLARSLAPALRSGDHAAAWVTGALAAVFAGLYLAGTAVERRRARAAGWEGTDGGAAGPGGPAWLALVTVAWLGLLAVHVDFAWLAFPLFFLHLHVVGRRSLPVALALVVVLALAVVAGFRWHRGTLDVGAVVGPVLGAAVAVALWTAYVLFLEEARAQRRTSEDLRATRDRLAASERQAGALAERERWARDLHDTLAQGLASVVLLSRAALEEDPGEPLASRLRQIERSAAENLVQARALVERGGPGEGLDAALAGACRAAERTARAAGSDLAVTLHGPASGPRLEEEVATAVLRVAQSALANVVLHARARRCVVTLAVHAGEVTLDVHDDGRGRGGRPEGFGIRAMRERAAALGGTLTVEDAHPGEGAAPGSGTVVALALPTARGEAGR from the coding sequence ATGGAGACGGTGCGTGCCCCGGCAGCGGAGGGACCGGAGGAGCCGGTGGAGCCGGCCGGCCCGGCCGGGCGGCCGGGTGCGCCCGCGGTGCCCGGTGCGGCCACGGGAGCGCGCGCGGAGACGGCCCGCGGCGCTGGCGAGGGGATCCCCGGCACGCGCATCCCGGAGCTGCTCGGGGCCATGCGCCTGGTCCTGCACGTCTCCGTGGCGGTGCTGCTGGTCCTCGGGCTGGCCCGCTCCCTCGCCCCCGCCCTGCGGTCCGGGGACCACGCGGCGGCCTGGGTCACCGGTGCGCTGGCCGCGGTGTTCGCCGGCCTCTACCTGGCCGGCACGGCGGTGGAGCGGCGCCGGGCCCGGGCCGCCGGCTGGGAGGGCACGGACGGCGGGGCCGCGGGGCCCGGCGGCCCCGCGTGGCTCGCCCTCGTGACCGTGGCCTGGCTCGGCCTGCTCGCCGTGCACGTGGACTTCGCCTGGCTCGCCTTCCCGCTGTTCTTCCTGCACCTGCACGTGGTGGGGCGCCGCTCGCTGCCGGTCGCCCTGGCCCTCGTGGTCGTGCTGGCCCTGGCCGTCGTCGCCGGCTTCCGGTGGCACCGCGGGACCCTGGACGTCGGCGCGGTGGTGGGGCCCGTGCTCGGCGCCGCGGTGGCGGTGGCCCTGTGGACGGCCTACGTGCTGTTCCTCGAGGAGGCCCGGGCCCAGCGCCGCACGAGCGAGGACCTGCGGGCCACCCGGGACCGGCTCGCGGCCTCCGAGCGCCAGGCCGGCGCCCTCGCCGAGCGCGAGCGGTGGGCCCGGGACCTGCACGACACGCTCGCCCAGGGCCTGGCCTCCGTGGTCCTGCTCTCCCGGGCCGCCCTGGAGGAGGACCCCGGGGAGCCGCTCGCCTCCCGGCTGCGGCAGATCGAGCGGTCGGCGGCCGAGAACCTGGTCCAGGCCCGGGCGCTCGTGGAGCGCGGCGGTCCGGGGGAGGGGCTGGACGCCGCGCTCGCCGGCGCCTGCCGCGCCGCCGAGCGGACCGCCCGGGCGGCCGGGTCCGACCTCGCGGTCACCCTCCACGGTCCCGCCTCCGGTCCCCGACTGGAGGAGGAGGTGGCCACGGCGGTGCTGCGGGTGGCGCAGTCCGCGCTGGCCAACGTGGTGCTGCACGCCCGGGCCCGGCGCTGCGTGGTGACCCTGGCGGTGCACGCCGGCGAGGTGACGCTGGACGTCCACGACGACGGCCGGGGCCGTGGCGGGCGTCCCGAGGGGTTCGGGATCCGGGCCATGCGCGAGCGCGCCGCGGCGCTCGGGGGCACGCTCACGGTGGAGGACGCCCATCCCGGCGAGGGAGCGGCCCCCGGCTCGGGCACGGTGGTGGCCCTCGCGCTGCCGACGGCACGCGGGGAGGCGGGGCGATGA
- a CDS encoding FtsX-like permease family protein: MPVPSPLYLSLRDVRSSAGRFSLLGAVVALVTLLLVFLTALTGGLAEQNVSAVRAWEDAGAGSDVTVAFGAAHATDPADVEASFTASSVDAAQLTAWRRDGQVSWAEPVGITQARADSGAAAAALTLVGLEPGSRLAPEGAGPVLRTEALPAGRAAADAAGTAGADGTAGTAGTVVLSESAAADLGAAPGDRLEVNGRALAVGGTVPDAWYSHTPVAWLPLEAWTAVSRSPADTATVLVAGTDPAAGHRPAAAQGTATVATDVAGALAALPSYSSENGSLVLMQGFLYGISSLVIAAFMAVITLQRTPDIAVLKALGATTGWVVRDALAQAAIVLLGGAVVGAGLGTAGLLLARGAVPVQLDAAAVAVPVLATLALGLAAAAAAVWRTCRVDPLVALGGS; the protein is encoded by the coding sequence GTGCCCGTCCCGTCCCCCCTGTACCTCTCACTGCGCGATGTCCGCTCCTCCGCCGGCCGGTTCTCCCTGCTCGGGGCGGTCGTCGCGCTGGTCACCCTGCTCCTGGTCTTCCTCACCGCCCTGACCGGCGGACTGGCCGAGCAGAACGTCTCCGCCGTGCGCGCCTGGGAGGACGCCGGCGCCGGGTCGGACGTCACCGTGGCCTTCGGCGCCGCCCACGCCACCGACCCCGCGGACGTGGAGGCCTCCTTCACCGCCTCGAGCGTGGACGCCGCGCAGCTGACCGCGTGGCGGCGGGACGGGCAGGTGTCCTGGGCCGAGCCGGTGGGCATCACCCAGGCGCGCGCCGACTCCGGCGCCGCGGCGGCGGCCCTGACCCTGGTGGGGCTCGAGCCCGGCTCGCGGCTCGCCCCCGAGGGCGCCGGCCCGGTCCTCCGCACGGAGGCCCTCCCCGCCGGCCGGGCCGCCGCCGACGCGGCCGGCACGGCTGGCGCGGACGGCACGGCCGGCACGGCCGGCACGGTGGTGCTCAGCGAGAGCGCGGCCGCGGACCTCGGCGCGGCCCCCGGGGACCGGCTCGAGGTCAACGGCCGGGCCCTGGCCGTCGGCGGCACCGTCCCGGACGCGTGGTACTCGCACACCCCCGTCGCGTGGCTGCCCCTGGAGGCATGGACCGCGGTCTCCCGGTCCCCCGCGGACACCGCCACGGTCCTGGTGGCCGGGACGGACCCGGCGGCCGGCCACCGTCCTGCCGCCGCGCAGGGCACCGCCACCGTGGCGACGGACGTGGCCGGTGCGCTCGCCGCGCTGCCCTCGTACTCCTCCGAGAACGGCTCGCTCGTGCTGATGCAGGGCTTCCTGTACGGCATCTCCTCCCTCGTGATCGCCGCGTTCATGGCCGTCATCACGCTCCAGCGCACCCCGGACATCGCGGTCCTCAAGGCCCTGGGGGCCACCACGGGCTGGGTGGTCCGGGACGCCCTGGCCCAGGCGGCGATCGTCCTCCTCGGCGGCGCCGTCGTCGGGGCCGGCCTCGGCACGGCCGGGCTCCTGCTGGCCCGCGGCGCCGTGCCCGTCCAGCTCGACGCGGCCGCCGTCGCCGTGCCCGTGCTGGCCACCCTCGCGCTCGGCCTCGCCGCGGCCGCGGCCGCCGTGTGGCGCACGTGCCGCGTGGACCCGCTCGTCGCCCTCG